Proteins encoded together in one Oscillospiraceae bacterium window:
- a CDS encoding 4Fe-4S dicluster domain-containing protein — translation MEKLVNIFLFGKKYEVPENLTIMTAMEYAGYQLVRGCGCRNGFCGACATIYRIKGDKELKACLACQTKVEDNMYIATLPFFPLVKEGYDIENIPVNESVMMQLYPEIYACIGCNACTKSCTQGLNVMQYIAYAQRGEFEKCAEESFDCVMCGVCSSRCPAGISHPQVAMLARRINGKYLAPGCGHLEDRVKEIENGDFKELIEALMQKPIEEMKELYNTREIEK, via the coding sequence AAGTGCCTGAAAATTTAACGATAATGACTGCTATGGAATATGCGGGTTACCAGTTAGTAAGAGGTTGTGGTTGCCGTAATGGTTTTTGTGGTGCATGTGCAACAATTTACCGTATAAAAGGGGACAAGGAACTTAAAGCATGTCTTGCTTGTCAGACTAAAGTTGAAGATAATATGTATATTGCAACTTTACCTTTTTTCCCACTTGTTAAGGAAGGATACGATATAGAAAATATTCCTGTAAATGAATCTGTTATGATGCAACTTTATCCTGAAATTTATGCTTGTATAGGCTGTAATGCATGCACAAAGAGTTGTACGCAAGGACTTAATGTTATGCAGTATATCGCTTATGCTCAACGTGGCGAATTTGAGAAATGTGCTGAAGAATCTTTTGACTGTGTAATGTGCGGAGTATGTTCCTCAAGATGTCCTGCAGGGATTTCACATCCTCAGGTTGCAATGCTTGCAAGAAGAATTAACGGAAAATATCTTGCTCCGGGATGCGGTCATTTAGAAGACCGTGTTAAAGAAATTGAAAACGGCGATTTTAAAGAACTTATAGAAGCACTTATGCAAAAGCCTATAGAAGAAATGAAAGAACTTTATAATACGCGTGAAATAGAAAAATAA